CATATAGACTTCAATTTAGATACTCCGTAATATTAGACATTTGTGTGGGGGGAGGGGGGGTTGTCCGAAATAAGTCATCTCCCAGCAAAAAAATACGatgcaaaaaaaatttcaaaaaatatgaattagggATGTGATTTTAGACTTTCGGATCGGGTGAAATTTTATCTGAAAAAATCAGATTATTTTCGGATTGATCGGAAATACCCGAACCCGACTtgcttattttaatattatatgtatatatagtggAGTTCTATGGGAGATAAAAAAATGTGGAGTATTGAAGTCCCCTCTTGGAGCCACCGGATGGAAACAAATCCAGCGGTCCATATTATCCCCGTGTTTACATTTTATTTAAcagtttttaaaacaaaaaaggaaaatatatagtGGGTGTATACAGTTCCGTAGTTCCCGATCGAATTGAGAGGTATAGCAAATCTCGCAATCAACTCTCCTGCTAATCCGCCGTTACGAATCAAGCGCAGAATCGGGCATTTTCTTTGATCTTCGGAGCACTTTAAATTGTTGTTGACTTGTCTTGTAGAAACCAGTGCAGAACAAATGACGACCAAGTCGAGATTCAGTCCAGGTACTGCACATTTGCCTTATCTTAGTTAATGTTTTGCTTGTGTTCTGCATGTCGGTTTTTTAGTTTGATCGGAGTAGGATATGTGTTGCTCTATGTTTAACTGTGATACCCATTTCAATAAAGCGGTTTGATTAGGgccaattgattttttttgagtttggaCAGACAAGAGATTGAATGACATTCTCGGGTGTTAATTCGTGTGATGTAAGGCCTTCCTGATTAATGGTTAATTGTGAAAATGTGAGGGACAAATGTATGTGCTACATGATAATGTGATTTAGTGTCTGTTATGCATTGTGAATGGTCTGAAACTTTTGCCAGACTGGACTTTTAAGAAAAAGTAGTAGTATGTATGCCTGATCAATTTGTGAGGGACGAtagttttttaagattttcaagACCGCTTATTTCAACAGACTGAAAATTATTAAGGTAGTTTTTTATGGTAGGCTTTTTAAGCAACAATTCACAAGTGAAATCGCATATACTGAGTTTATTCCTTGCTTTAGGTCGAGGACTGCAATCTGAGCAGAACAATGTGCAGGAGGTTAGATGTAGTATCgctttcaaattttgaaatagaAATTTCAATGCTTATATTTTTCATCTTTTAATAGACAAAGGGTGCTAGTGACGGAGGACTTGACTTGACCATGAGCGATATGGTGGTGCCTGACAGCTTGTCGGGGGGAGGGGGGACGATGTTTATGTCGAGGATGGGTGTGGTAATGAAATGTCTGGCATTGTAAATGAGGAAGAGGGATCAGAGATGGAGATGCTATGCTccacaaaataaatataatgccAATCTTTTAGAAATTGGATACTTTGGTTTATAGTCTCCTTTTTTTTGTTCATGAATTaacatttttgtatttttttccaGGTTAATATAGGGGATTTACTCGAAGAAGTACAAATGTTGAGGAATGTAGTGGCAAATAAAGAGTATTTGGGTACTAGCAGAGATGTGATGTCAAGGACAGCGGCAGAGACGTGGTAAGCGTCTTCTATTATAGCAGCAGCAGCTGAAAGACATACATTTCAACTAAGCATCTGCCTTTTCTTCATAACTGGTGGTGTTGTACCAAAAAAACAAGTTTCAAATATTCTTACTTTTCACAACTTTCAGGATGGGGGCAACAGGACAGCAGATGTGACTTGCGGCAATAGCCAGATATCTCGTGAGGCGGCAAAGGTATGCATGAAAATAGAGCTACACTACTAATGTTGTGTATAGTAGATTATTGCAGTATTTTAATTCCTTGACTAATAAAGTTCTGCTAGTAGGAAAAATACTTGCAGGacaattgatataatttattctGTGAGCAAAATACATATAAGCGTACGGATTTTTTTTTGGCAGGATGACAAATGTCCCATTAGCGAATCTTGACAATATGAATTCTTGCTTTTCAGGATAAGAGCGTTGGGATGCAGGGGTAGGAGCAAGGAACGGTACATATAGCTAATAAACACAAGGTACCTCACAAGAGTTGTGTACTTATACTGAATTTGGTATGTGTACAATAGCAATTACAAATGTGCAAGACATATgatatttgtgaaatatatgaaaaatgcgGTCTTGTCTCCTATTCAACCTAGGTACTTGGATTAAATAACTCATTAAAATATACCAAAGTCAAAGAAGCACGGAGAGTGTCTTGTTTATGGGACTTGGGAATATATGACCATGTCCAATTAAGTACTATCTACAGAGTTAAAGAATGTACAATGTTGTCCCTTTTCACAAATTTCAGGGTGGGGGCAAACGGACGGCAGAGGTGAATTGCGGCGACAACGAGATATCTCGGGAGGCAGACCGCAGCTGAAAGGTATGCATGACAATAGGGATGCGCTGCCGATGTTATGAATTTTAGATTATTGCATTAATTTGATCGCTTGACTATTAAAGCTTTGCTAGTAGGACAAATATTTGTAAGAcaaatgatatattttgttCAGTGAGCGACATACGTACAAGTATAGGATTTTTTTTGTAGGATGACAAATGTCCCGTTAGTGAATCTTGATAATATGAATTCTCGATGTACAGGATAAGAGCGCTGGGATGCATGGCCAAGAGCAAGGAACGGTAGATATAGCTAATAAAGCTAAGGTGCCTCACAAGAATTATGTACTTGTACTATATTTGGTATGTGTGCAGTAGCAATGGCTTTTCAATGGCTTTCGTAAGCTTTATGTAGCGTAATTACTAGTGCAGAACAAAAAATAAACTGAATACTGCAGTATACTTGAAACTCTTTTAGTACTTTTGTTGAAATGAATCGGAGATGTTCAGGACTGATTACACTATACAGTAGATATAATTTTATCGTCTAGTGAAAATTACTATATAAACTTTGCTATGTACCCCTGTTTTGTTGCGAACATCTGTGATAACTATTGTCAAGTTTATATTTTGCGTAACAAGTAAATTCCTTTTCAAATGTTAATGCAGGTAGGAGGCGAAGTAGCGGTTTAATTGAAAACCCCTGGGTTTTAATTTGCCGAGGAAGAGTCCAGTGTTTGTGAATTTGGAGGACGACTTTGTGACAGAAAAGACAGACTTAGTTGTGGGTTATAATATGTCCTCGAAGAGAGCAAGACAAAGTAAACAGACATTAAATCTTCTTAAGAAGAGCTGATGAAGTCCTACAGTTTAGATGTTCGCAGTGAAAGGGTGCACGACTCTAAATTTGGataatctgaattgttttggATTATTGTTATATTTGTTTGTGCATGAATTTGCACAATTTCTGTAATTATCACACAACATGTATTCCTTTTTTTAACGATTATTAAGTTCATTGTCGAAGGACGACGTTTATTAAACTAACCAAAACCCTGTTAcctattaaaaaatatgcagAACTGTTTCTTATTCATCACTATGCCGAACATGTCATGCACACAATCGTCTTCCTTATTAGACATTAGACACTGGTTATGTAGAACAAAAGAAAGTGCtccaatagttatatatattgccTGCTAAGGATCAAAGTTGGACATTTTTTTTCCCATAGTCCAGTAAATGCTCGAGCAGTTGTAACTGCCGCGTGATTCAAGCAACAAGCAGAGAATTATGTGTGCCTATCtgtgtaaaaaataaaacaaaatatactttttaaaaattaaataaaaaaacctATCAGCCATTGGATCTAAATCAAAATGGGCGGTCTGGATTGAGACTCCAACAAATTATAGGACTCCAAATAattttcttctatatatatagttgcatatatATTAGACTTACTGTATAAGTATATTTTGATACAGCATCCTGCGTCCCCGCTCACAAGGCCCAATCCACAGTCAAAAGACAAGTTAAGGCCCAATCCACAATCAAAAGAATTAAACCCTAGTTTTCACGCCATTCCGCCTATTTATTTAGACCATCATTCGTCTCCGTCTCTCGACAAAATCACATCTAAGAAGCATTTCAAAGATAagatcaaatcaaatcaaatcttCAAAGGtataattttgataattatctcTCTTCAAAGTTTACATCTCAATTAGAAATATCTTTGATCAACTATGTTTATGTGCATGTGCAGATTAATGAAAGGTGAAAGCGAAAATCAGAATGCGAAATTTGCTGATCAGTTCGAGACTGACCTTCCTGTTGAAGGTGATCCAAACACTAATGATGATGTTGTAGACGTCTATTTCTTTATGAACTAAAGAAGTTTGATCAAGAAACATTCAGGGGCTACTGCTACTTTGCTGCGATAATTATGTATTGTCAACCATATCAGTTTGTTAAATATGAGGGCGTTGAACTCTATTTCGTTATTTAAATGAGAATGTTCAGACAATCTcaataaatcaataaatatttgcaaatcTGATATGAATAAGTTGTATGTTAGAGAGAAAGAAAGACTAAAATCTTTGTTGCAATCATCTTCGGGTTGAATATCTTCGACATCATATTTACGATATTCTATTCTTTGACTGCACATTTCCCTCACAAagattgaaatttacaaaaaagaATACTACGGTTTcgagttttatatttttgtatcaAGAAATTAATTTgggaaaaattgaaatattttttttgaaagaaaataattaattggttggatatattatattgaaaaattgAAACTACGCTTTcgagttttatatttttgtgagaaaatgttggaatttatgaatttaaaatataaaaaaaaaacacatttttgttaatatattCTAAGGAGTGCGGAATAATAgggttaatttattaataaagatcaacaagaaataataactcaaattatattgttttttgatgattaaattataatagaaattttataatattttaaaatgagttaaataaacaataaaatttgcTTATTGAGTTATTATTATGAACGAGACATGAACAATTATGAAAGCGtagtttatttgaaaaaatatatttaatgagATAATTACTTATATATGTCAATTTCACAATAAATCAAGAATAAAATCTATCAAATAACAATTTTTGaagttaaattataaataattgttattattttaaatatatgttgtacataatttatacaagtaataaaaattatcaaacaacactttttaagttaaattataataatgtttattattttaaatatacgtAGTACGTAATTTATTACGAGTTTGACTTATCAGATTTAACttttatgttattttacataagaataatttatacaaatatacaCTAAGAATATATAAAGACTTTaatttatatgaaataaaataaataaattatttatataatgatcTAATATGTTATTTTGACATATAATATGCTATTATATTTAAGCTTTTTTCTCATaatttcttaactttttaaaaaaaattaaaaatattattgcaactgtcaataattataaaaattctatATTCTTTAATTTACGAGAATAAAACTTGCAACTTCTCCAACCTTATTTGCAACATACCGCAACCGTTGCAATAATTGCAAATGAGAAATTTCATCTATACTTTATGCAATAAATACGACTTACAACTTGTGTAACTTTATTTGCAAATGAGATGTGACTTCATTTGCAGCGAGATTGCAGAAGTTGCAactagtatttttataaataacttgtataagaatgatattttaaaaaaaattcaacttgacggtaatatttataaataattcgtttttataaatatttcttatatttatatgtttaaaaaataatatattataatactccctcaattccaaaataatagtcgtttTGACTTTATGCACGTATTTTGATGTTTGAAAAAGTCATACTTCtacacatttttttttgaaattttttttttgagtaaaagtttaacatctctatttttattcagaaaaagaaaatttcaaatataatatgtagaattatgtttttttttacccctcaaaatacatgtaaaaaatcaaatcgactattattttgaaatggagggagtaaaagATAAACGGAACCGAGGGAGCAGGACAAAATTTGTTGCGCGTTTATTTTACAGCTCCAAGCTCCTGCAGCCCTAGTACAAATCTCAATTAGACCAAGCCGTTGAACTCAAACTCGCTTGCACCAATGTCTTCTCTTCAATCTAAAACCCTAACCAAGAGGAAGAAACCTAGACGAGTTTCCCGAGTCGACTCGGAACAACTCGACCGTATCGACTCGCTCCCTTGGCACTCTTCTCTTCCCGAGTTCACTTCCAACGACGACACCTTCTCTATCGTCGCCGGCACTAACGAACTCGACGGAGGTAtctaatttcattattatatatttatgacataatttattgaatattttaaatttgttgtgTTTTCGGAACGGTTAAAGTTTTGTGAATTTGTGTATTGTGTAGGCTTTTTGTCGCTCGAAGAGATTGATGAGTCGGCTTATGCGTCGGAGATTGCTAAATTTGAAGGAGGTGGAGGATTTAAAAATGAGGTGAAGCCGAAGAAGCGGAAAGCGAGTGAGGGTGATAATGTAGGTGGTGATGTTAATGAAGGCTTTGCTGATGTTTCGAATGAAGATGAAAGTGGCGGTGAGGATGAAATTGAGGATAAAGAAGTGAAGATTACGAATAAGAAAACGAAGAAGAGGAataggaagaagaagaaggtcgAGGAGAAAAAGGAGATTGAGGACGTTGTGGCAGGTTAGTATCTTCGTTAATTGTACATTTGCTTGAAAATGAATGGTTCAAAGAATTGTGCTAGCTTCTATTTCCGTAGTTTAATGTACATTTGTTTTACAATGCTGAGATAATTATGTTAGCGTATATCAGTTTAGTGATTGTGAAGttacatataattttgatgCATCACTGCAGATTGTCTTAACATTCTAAAATTGTAAATTGTTGTTGTTAAACATGTAGTGGTTTTTGTGACACTTTGTCTATGCAATTATAGTTACCGATGTTCCAGAAGAGAAGGATACGTTTGATGATGGTGAATTTTATGCATGGAATGAACTGAGACTTCATCCCTTGATCATGAAATCTATATACAGGCTTAAGTTCAAGGAACCTACACCGATACAGAAAGCTTGCATTCCGGCAGCTGCACATCAAGGAAAGGTTGGTACTGAATTTTATATCGCATCAGGCTGCTGAATGAATGGCTAGGAATTGGACaatattcattattttaatCCTCCTTACAGGATGTTATAGGTGCCGCAGAGACAGGATCTGGAAAGACACTAGCATTTGGTCTGCCTATTCTGCAACGTCTTCTGGAAGAAAGAGAAAAGGCTGATAATATTTCTGAAGAAAATGGAGATGCGGGTTCAAAGATTGCTGCAAGAGGTTTTATGCGGGCTCTCATTATTACTCCCACTAGAGAGCTTGCGCTTCAGGTATACCTGTGGGCAACTTTACATGAAATCCATGATTTAGTTACCTCTTTCTTTTATTTCCAGAATCTGGGATTCTTGGCTTCTTGCagtgttattaatttatatatgcgTAGGTCCATGATCATCTGAAAGAAGTAGCCAAAGATACCAATATCAGGGTCGTTCCTATTGTTGGTGGGATGTCAACACAAAAACAGGAAAGACTTCTGAAAGCAAGGCCTGAGATTGTTGTTGGGACTCCGGGAAGGCTTTGGGAGCTTATGTCTGGTGGACAGATTCATCTTGTTGAGGTTGGAATATATTATTGCCTGAATTTATTTCTGGAATTTATTTTCACTCTGCCACTCTGTTTTTGCTATTACACAGTTATTTTTTCTAGATATGGATCCatagatatatattttactgagtCTGCATTCAGCAGAATCAAAGATTAAATATACAACACATACAGCATAGGAGCTTTTCATTTTTGATTTGTCACTGTGAATAAACGAATTTCTGTGaggtaaatttatatttagtcAGGAAGGAATAATTAAATGTAGACTATTTTGTGTTCTTAAATTTTGGCAGTATTGCATTTTTATAAAGCTCTATGCTATTAGGACTTTGGCAGTAAGGGATGATTATGTTTTGATCATTTTATCCTTATGTGTTCTAGGATACTTGATTactattaatatatcattataagTTTAAAAAGAAGATCGAATAATGATACTTGTTACCAAAGTGGTTATTGTGATCCCACATTTTTATTGGCAACAGTAGAAAACTATATAAAACTTTTCTTCATATTGAGAATTGTTGATGCTTATGGTGCTTTAAAAATATAACCATACACTCAAATTTTGGGTTATTCTTGGGATGGTACCATCATCAACCATTTGCTTAAAACACGCACAAAAATTGATAGAAGGAAAGTAATAGCTGTCAGCACCCAGACACTTCAGCATAGTTTTTTTTTCCTAATGTGGCCTTGATTGATTATTTTAATGCCCAATCTTTTTGACGGCCTCCTACACTTTACAGATCAAAGACCTTTAAGAAGCTGCAAGTTCATgttaatttttaattgttacaGCTCATCTGGTTTCTCTTTCTGCCAGTGTTTACACCACCATATAGGTCTTGTTCACATCAATGAAATATCCAGCTTCACTTAATATGTTAAATTAAAGGTGCAGTCAAGGATGTTAATCAGACTATCGGATGCATTTGTCTTATTTACTTAAAGTCTATGAGTTATGTTTATTTTAATCAGAATATCAGATGCATTTGGTATCTTTTGCTTATGAATGCATGTTCTTTGAAGCCTTCTATGTTCTCGATGCAGGAAcatagtttaggataaaactaACTCATAGACTATAAGCAAATACTCAAATTGAATCATAATAcagtctattaaatattgaaaattacaATAAGAGCACCCTCAGGTAACACCCTGAGGTTAAAAGAATTATCATAGTATATTAGGAGTATTTTTGTTAATACAGGGGGTGGATCTTAAATTACAAATCTTCcacttttattttatattgtgaATTGTTTTAACTCTAGGAAAACTCCCTGAGGACACCTTCAGGCCCATTTTTCTCTGCAATAATTTATATAGAGGTGTTGTTATTTAATCCCTTATCGAGCATAATATATTGGTAAATTAGGTTCTTGATTCCTTGCTTGACGTGGCCTGTACACTTTAGTTGCTTTATCCTTTTAGTTTGACCACTATGATATATCAGTCGCATTTGCGCAGATGCATTCTTTGTCTTTCTTCGTGCTGGATGAGGCTGATCGGATGATTGAAAATGGCCACTTTCATGAGTTGCAGTCCATAATAGACATGTTGCCAGGGGTAATGGAATCTGCTGAAGGGCGCTCTTCTCATACACAAAGTTGTGTTACTGTGTCAAGCTTTCAAAGGAAAAAAAGGCAGACGCTTGTATTTTCTGCAACTATTGCCCTTTCTGCTGATTTCCGCAAGAAGCTAAAGCGTGGGTCAGTAAAATCAAAGCTCAACGATGATCTGAATTCAATAGAAAATTTGTCTCAACGAGCAGGAATGAGACCTACTGCTGCCATTTTTGATCTGACTAATGCCTCAATTATGGCGGGTAGACTCGAGGAGTCATTTATTGAGTACGGTCTTTTGCCTACTTCTGGT
This genomic window from Daucus carota subsp. sativus chromosome 7, DH1 v3.0, whole genome shotgun sequence contains:
- the LOC108196608 gene encoding DEAD-box ATP-dependent RNA helicase 13, giving the protein MSSLQSKTLTKRKKPRRVSRVDSEQLDRIDSLPWHSSLPEFTSNDDTFSIVAGTNELDGGFLSLEEIDESAYASEIAKFEGGGGFKNEVKPKKRKASEGDNVGGDVNEGFADVSNEDESGGEDEIEDKEVKITNKKTKKRNRKKKKVEEKKEIEDVVAVTDVPEEKDTFDDGEFYAWNELRLHPLIMKSIYRLKFKEPTPIQKACIPAAAHQGKDVIGAAETGSGKTLAFGLPILQRLLEEREKADNISEENGDAGSKIAARGFMRALIITPTRELALQVHDHLKEVAKDTNIRVVPIVGGMSTQKQERLLKARPEIVVGTPGRLWELMSGGQIHLVEMHSLSFFVLDEADRMIENGHFHELQSIIDMLPGVMESAEGRSSHTQSCVTVSSFQRKKRQTLVFSATIALSADFRKKLKRGSVKSKLNDDLNSIENLSQRAGMRPTAAIFDLTNASIMAGRLEESFIECREEDKDAYLYYILAVHGHGQTIVFCTSISALRHISSILLILGVNVYTLHGDMQQRARLKAIDRFRENKDGILVATDIAARGIDIPGVRTVVHYQLPHSAEVYVHRSGRTARASADGCSIGLISPNDTTKFAAMCKSFSKESFKRFPVELSYMPEVLKRMSIARQIDKVMRKESQEKASKGWLQRNAESVEMVVEEDDSEEERVNICRQKKATSVHLKKLQQELKVLLSRPLQPKTFSHRYLAGAGISSLLQDQFEELARHKQDDTKNSGHGNSKMVVIGQSCVEPLEALRSSGHEVHMDFKGGAERRKRLENLRKKRKDEKRRKHDQKRKEKKRLKGLE